One stretch of Oncorhynchus clarkii lewisi isolate Uvic-CL-2024 chromosome 1, UVic_Ocla_1.0, whole genome shotgun sequence DNA includes these proteins:
- the LOC139409455 gene encoding polymeric immunoglobulin receptor-like, producing the protein MALHLSLLLLLLIFDRLSAVRHVSVQTGGSITFPCHYDLNHIHHVKYWCKGLGWDVCSYVVRTDHPKSSGKTSISDDINKRIFTVTMTDLASWDSNTYRCVMEINGGTDIMIQRFYLSVTPGTPELYVEQQEVTGVEGGSVTVCCYYSNSGDMKWCRMGGDCVSGFSGTLNGTSVTLTRTSDANNRTVLTVTMSGLKMENIDWYWCRVGEQEMPIHITVSQQTATQRTSKMTSTTQDPTPQQPSASPTAEPVQTDNTSQGAEGNMEEVHQRSIDVKVLLISLGMLVVVTAGILVTWKMWRRHKDNKAKDQTTNNSVSPNPGSHHDVMYSTVMPDQFRTEQKDPFPEADDVTYSTVILQHKTQLKGQTKSAEPDDNVVYSSLALQVTTQQREAAAQ; encoded by the exons AtggctcttcatctctccctcctcctcctactcctcatCTTTGACAGACTCTCAGCAG TGAGGCATGTGTCTGTGCAGACTGGAGGCTCCATCACCTTCCCATGTCACTATGATCTGAATCACATCCACCATGTGAAATACTGGTGTAAAGGGTTAGGTTGGGATGTATGTTCGTATGTAGTACGTACTGACCATCCTAAGAGCAGTGGTAAGACCTCAATCTCTGATGACATCAACAAGAGAATCTTCACTGTGACCATGACTGACCTGGCGTCATGGGACTCTAATACTTACAGGTGTGTTATGGAGATCAATGGAGGAACAGATATCATGATACAAAGGTTCTACCTGTCTGTCACTCCAG GTACTCCAGAACTCTATGTGGAACAACAGGAAGTGACTGGAGTAGAAGGAGGGAGTGTCACTGTctgttgttactatagtaactCTGGAGACATGAAGTGGTGCAGGATGGGTGGTGATTGTGTGAGTGGGTTTTCTGGGACTTTAAATGGAACATCAGTGACATTAACGCGGACTAGTGATGCCAACAACAGAACAGTCTTAACAGTGACTATGAGTGGACTGAAGATGGAGAACATTGACTGGTATTGGTGTAGAGTTGGAGAACAGGAAATGCCTATTCACATCACTGTCAGTCAACAAACTGCAACACAGAGAACCTCTAAGATGACCTCAA CAACCCAAGATCCAACCCCTCAACAACCCTCTGCCTCTCCAACTGCTGAGCCTGTTCAGACTGACAACACAAGTCAAGGAGCTGAGGGGAACATGGAGGAAGTCCACCAGAG GTCCATAGATGTGAAAGTCCTACTCATCTCTCTGGGCatgttggtggtggtgacagctggtATCCTAGTAACATGGAAGATGTGGAGAAGGCATA AGGACAATAAGGCCAAGGACCAGACAACTAACAACTCAGTG AGCCCAAACCCAGGGAGCCACCATGACGTGATGTACAGCACTGTGATGCCTGATCAGTTCAGGACAGAACAGAAG GATCCATTTCCTGAAGCTGATGATGTCACATACAGCACTGTCATCCTCCAGCACAAGACCCAACTAAAAGGACAGACCAAG TCAGCAGAACCAGATgataatgtggtctacagctcACTAGCTCTACAGGTGACCACACAG